The Geotalea uraniireducens Rf4 genome window below encodes:
- the cyoE gene encoding heme o synthase, whose translation MIDLIAETGENAGSGCAERKAGWCAAFFVLTKPGIVAAATLAGFTGMVLAGRGMPGTKECLICLTALLLAAAAAAMINGVLDAKLDARMARLHRRVASLERIGAQRATVAAAGMLFAALALSITFLPRLTTALILLAIFSYTPLYTLWFKRRSPWGVVPGGIPGALPVLVGASAVSGTISSAPLILFLVMLLWQPPHFWALALKHQDDYRRAGVPTLPLVRGEAYTKVCIFVFAALLLPASLALWFTGACSARFAIEALCLGFFNLFSCYLYLVKNRRFQRAFQASIFYLLGLLSAVIIDICSRP comes from the coding sequence ATTATCGACCTTATAGCGGAAACAGGGGAAAATGCGGGGAGCGGTTGTGCAGAGAGGAAAGCCGGATGGTGTGCAGCCTTTTTCGTCCTGACCAAGCCGGGAATTGTCGCAGCAGCGACCCTGGCGGGATTTACCGGCATGGTCCTGGCTGGAAGGGGCATGCCCGGAACAAAAGAGTGCCTGATCTGCCTGACCGCGCTGCTTTTGGCCGCCGCCGCTGCTGCCATGATTAATGGCGTCCTGGATGCAAAGCTGGATGCCCGGATGGCGCGGCTGCATAGACGGGTTGCCTCGCTTGAGCGCATTGGAGCGCAGCGAGCAACGGTAGCCGCGGCGGGAATGCTGTTCGCCGCGCTGGCGCTCAGCATAACGTTCCTCCCCCGGCTGACAACGGCCCTGATCCTCCTGGCAATATTCTCTTACACGCCCCTCTATACGCTCTGGTTCAAGCGTCGCTCTCCCTGGGGAGTCGTGCCCGGGGGGATTCCCGGGGCGCTGCCGGTTCTCGTCGGCGCCAGTGCCGTCAGCGGTACCATCAGCAGCGCACCCCTGATCCTGTTTCTCGTCATGCTCCTCTGGCAGCCGCCCCATTTCTGGGCCCTGGCCCTCAAGCACCAGGACGATTACCGGCGGGCAGGCGTACCGACACTGCCCCTGGTCCGGGGAGAGGCGTATACGAAAGTGTGCATCTTTGTCTTCGCCGCCCTGCTGTTGCCCGCGTCACTGGCCCTCTGGTTCACCGGCGCCTGTTCCGCCCGGTTCGCCATCGAAGCACTTTGCCTCGGCTTTTTCAACCTTTTCAGCTGTTATCTCTACCTGGTAAAAAACCGCCGCTTCCAGCGGGCCTTTCAAGCCTCCATCTTTTACCTGCTCGGTTTGCTATCGGCCGTCATCATCGACATCTGCTCCCGGCCTTAG
- a CDS encoding COX15/CtaA family protein — protein MLGRITVALFFLLLIWGNLVAGMKAGMACPDWPLCQGRLLPPFRLDIWMEFMHRVIAATATVFLLALGYVRFRSYHGAAKAVPLAAVGLVAAEIVIGGFAVLLELPLQLTTIHFVTGLLVFISVLYMAAFDGEKEPAGFSLKGYALLFFGLGALIFSQAALGAYVRHAQAGLACPDFPTCLGHWLPPLLDGPMRIHFSHRLLAYLILITTAILYIAALMDERLRRQRKPALFLVITGILQIGVGAGVVQSGLNFAATALHLAVALAMLSALVWMWAREVITISNQG, from the coding sequence ATGCTCGGTCGTATCACCGTTGCACTCTTTTTTCTGCTCCTGATCTGGGGCAACCTGGTTGCCGGAATGAAGGCGGGCATGGCCTGCCCGGACTGGCCTCTCTGCCAGGGGCGGCTGCTCCCACCGTTCCGGCTGGACATCTGGATGGAATTCATGCACCGGGTGATCGCCGCCACTGCAACCGTTTTTCTCCTGGCCTTGGGTTACGTTCGCTTCAGGAGCTACCATGGAGCGGCAAAAGCGGTCCCCCTGGCAGCCGTCGGTCTCGTCGCAGCGGAGATCGTCATCGGCGGATTTGCCGTTCTCCTGGAACTGCCGCTGCAGCTCACCACCATCCACTTCGTGACCGGCCTGCTGGTCTTTATCTCCGTCCTCTACATGGCCGCATTTGACGGAGAAAAGGAACCGGCAGGCTTCAGCCTCAAAGGATATGCGCTGCTCTTTTTCGGTCTGGGGGCACTGATATTCTCCCAGGCAGCCCTCGGCGCATACGTGCGCCATGCCCAGGCAGGGCTCGCCTGCCCCGACTTTCCCACCTGCCTGGGGCACTGGCTGCCGCCGCTTCTGGATGGGCCGATGCGTATCCATTTTTCCCACCGGCTGCTGGCCTATCTCATCCTCATCACAACGGCCATCCTCTACATCGCCGCCTTGATGGACGAACGCCTCCGCAGGCAGCGCAAGCCGGCCCTCTTCCTCGTCATAACCGGAATCCTGCAGATCGGCGTAGGAGCGGGAGTTGTGCAATCCGGGCTCAACTTCGCGGCAACGGCCCTGCACCTGGCGGTTGCGCTGGCCATGCTCTCGGCGCTGGTCTGGATGTGGGCGCGTGAAGTAATTACAATTTCAAATCAAGGATGA
- a CDS encoding cytochrome C oxidase subunit IV family protein, protein MAAYRTCIIVWIALLILTGATWGVSYLDLRMGNVAVAMAIASAKAALVALYFMQLRYENRLVWAFAIFPLFFLALIIFGTLADTMFR, encoded by the coding sequence ATGGCCGCTTATCGTACCTGCATCATCGTCTGGATCGCCCTCCTCATCCTGACCGGGGCGACCTGGGGGGTCTCCTACCTGGACCTGAGGATGGGGAACGTGGCGGTCGCCATGGCCATAGCCTCGGCAAAGGCTGCGCTCGTCGCCCTTTATTTCATGCAGCTTCGCTACGAGAACAGGCTGGTCTGGGCGTTTGCCATCTTCCCCCTCTTCTTCCTGGCGCTGATCATCTTCGGCACGCTGGCGGACACGATGTTCAGGTAA
- a CDS encoding cytochrome c oxidase subunit 3 family protein, with protein MTETKHTTEQQGAALETAKLGIWAFLATEVLLFGGLFTAYTVLRVGDPQMFHTEYLKLNRLFGAINTVVLITSSLTVALGIAAIREGKTGTLKRCLLLTILLAAAFLGIKYAEYAEHFARGELPRTNNFFSLYYMMTGLHAIHVFAGMAALATMLVMAGRGKFSAEEHTPVEITGLYWHFVDLVWIYLFPLLYLIG; from the coding sequence ATGACGGAAACGAAACACACAACCGAACAGCAAGGCGCCGCGCTGGAGACCGCCAAGCTCGGCATCTGGGCCTTCCTCGCCACCGAGGTGCTCCTGTTCGGCGGGCTCTTCACCGCCTATACCGTCTTGCGGGTCGGGGACCCGCAGATGTTCCACACCGAATACCTGAAGCTGAACCGGCTGTTCGGAGCGATCAACACGGTGGTCCTCATCACGAGCAGCCTGACGGTGGCGCTGGGGATTGCGGCCATCAGGGAGGGGAAAACCGGGACGCTCAAGCGCTGCCTTCTTCTTACCATCCTGCTCGCCGCCGCCTTCCTCGGCATCAAGTACGCCGAGTACGCGGAGCATTTCGCCCGCGGGGAGCTGCCGCGGACGAACAACTTCTTCTCCCTCTACTACATGATGACCGGCCTCCACGCCATCCATGTCTTTGCCGGCATGGCGGCACTCGCCACGATGCTCGTCATGGCCGGCAGGGGGAAATTCTCGGCGGAGGAGCACACCCCGGTGGAAATAACCGGGCTCTACTGGCACTTTGTGGATCTGGTCTGGATATACCTGTTTCCGCTTTTGTACCTGATCGGCTGA
- the ctaD gene encoding cytochrome c oxidase subunit I, with product MTELAESHTTADRGYLTEKGFRSWAYTLDHKRIGVMYLFTTLLFFFVGGMFAMLLRLKLMTPGPGLISDHTYNVFFTLHGALMIFLFIIPAIPSALGNFFIPIMIGARDVAFPRLNIISYWIFVAGIIVTLASLSSPMDTGWTFYTPYSARTGAAVTTLSLGLFLVGMSSILTGINFIVTIHRLRAPGMTWNRLPLFIWGMYATSIIQVLATPVIGITFLLLAAERLFGIGFFDPAKGGDPLLFQHFFWFYSHPVVYVMILPAMGIISEVIPVFSRKPIFGYRAIASSSLAIAFIGFLVWGHHMFVSGMSSTASVIFSFLTFFVAVPTGIKVFNWIATMYRGSITFESPMLYALTFIFLFIAGGLTGPFLGALGTNVQLHDTYFVVAHFHYTMMGGTVMGFFAGLHYWFPKMSGRMASERLARVAWWFIFIGFNVTFFTMFILGLKGMPRRWAEYPPQYQDLHIVSTVGSWVLAIGVFIMFWNFAYNLFRGRPAPANPWRGLTLEWQTSSPPQTENFAEIPVVTDWPYGYGKKDDKGSRSKE from the coding sequence ATGACGGAACTTGCCGAAAGCCATACGACCGCCGACCGCGGCTACCTGACCGAGAAAGGTTTCCGGTCCTGGGCCTACACCCTGGACCACAAGCGGATCGGGGTCATGTACCTCTTCACCACCCTCCTCTTCTTCTTCGTCGGCGGGATGTTCGCCATGCTGCTGCGCCTGAAGCTGATGACGCCCGGCCCCGGCTTAATCTCCGACCACACCTACAACGTCTTCTTCACCCTCCACGGCGCCCTGATGATCTTCCTCTTCATCATCCCGGCCATCCCCTCGGCACTGGGGAACTTCTTCATTCCCATCATGATCGGCGCCAGGGACGTGGCCTTCCCCCGGCTCAACATCATCAGCTACTGGATCTTCGTCGCCGGGATCATCGTCACCCTCGCCTCCCTCTCTAGCCCCATGGACACCGGCTGGACCTTCTACACCCCCTACTCGGCACGGACCGGCGCCGCGGTCACCACCCTCTCCCTCGGACTTTTCCTGGTGGGAATGTCGTCGATCCTCACGGGAATCAACTTCATCGTCACCATCCACCGGCTGCGGGCGCCGGGGATGACCTGGAACCGGCTCCCCCTCTTCATCTGGGGGATGTACGCCACGAGCATCATCCAGGTGCTGGCCACCCCGGTGATCGGCATCACCTTCCTGCTTCTGGCCGCCGAGCGGCTCTTCGGCATCGGTTTCTTCGACCCGGCCAAGGGGGGCGACCCGCTCCTCTTCCAGCACTTTTTCTGGTTCTACTCCCACCCGGTGGTCTACGTCATGATCCTCCCCGCCATGGGGATCATATCCGAGGTGATCCCGGTCTTTTCCCGCAAGCCGATTTTCGGCTACCGGGCCATCGCCTCGTCGTCGCTCGCCATCGCCTTCATCGGCTTCCTCGTCTGGGGGCACCACATGTTCGTCAGCGGCATGTCGAGCACCGCCAGCGTGATATTCTCGTTCCTCACCTTCTTCGTGGCCGTGCCGACCGGGATCAAGGTCTTCAACTGGATCGCCACCATGTACCGCGGGTCCATCACCTTCGAGTCCCCCATGCTCTATGCCCTGACCTTCATCTTCCTCTTCATCGCGGGGGGGCTTACCGGCCCCTTCCTCGGGGCCCTCGGCACCAATGTCCAGCTCCACGACACCTACTTCGTGGTGGCCCACTTCCACTACACCATGATGGGGGGGACGGTGATGGGTTTCTTTGCCGGGCTCCACTACTGGTTCCCGAAGATGAGCGGACGGATGGCGAGCGAGAGGCTCGCCAGGGTTGCCTGGTGGTTCATCTTCATCGGCTTCAACGTCACCTTCTTCACCATGTTCATCCTGGGCTTGAAGGGGATGCCGCGCCGCTGGGCCGAATACCCTCCCCAGTACCAGGATCTGCACATCGTCTCCACCGTGGGATCGTGGGTCCTGGCAATCGGGGTGTTCATCATGTTCTGGAACTTCGCGTACAACCTCTTCCGGGGCAGGCCGGCGCCGGCAAACCCCTGGCGGGGACTGACCCTGGAATGGCAGACATCTTCTCCGCCGCAGACGGAGAATTTCGCGGAGATCCCGGTCGTCACCGACTGGCCATACGGCTATGGGAAGAAGGATGATAAAGGTTCGAGGAGCAAAGAATGA
- a CDS encoding nucleotidyltransferase family protein yields the protein MGKQEIIDIIRHSKPEIEARYGVMRVGLFGSYVREQQRKKSDIDILVSFDRDIDLFEFIDLQEFLEALLHHKVDLVMEKALKPAIGKRIISEVEYV from the coding sequence ATGGGCAAACAGGAGATCATTGACATAATCAGGCACAGCAAGCCGGAAATAGAAGCCCGTTATGGTGTCATGCGGGTGGGACTATTCGGCTCATATGTGCGCGAGCAGCAGCGCAAAAAGAGTGACATCGATATCCTCGTCTCCTTTGATCGGGATATAGACCTGTTCGAGTTCATCGATCTGCAGGAATTCCTGGAGGCACTGCTTCATCACAAGGTCGACCTTGTCATGGAAAAAGCCCTCAAACCTGCCATCGGCAAACGCATCATCTCCGAGGTAGAGTATGTATAG
- a CDS encoding HepT-like ribonuclease domain-containing protein produces the protein MYRGREISDYLDDIRNAIAEIEEFTHGMTFETFAADKKTVNAVIRSLEVLGEATKGIPATFRKKISRYPLEQDGRHARRTNP, from the coding sequence ATGTATAGGGGGCGGGAGATATCCGACTATCTCGACGATATCCGCAATGCCATCGCGGAGATAGAGGAATTTACCCACGGTATGACCTTTGAGACGTTTGCAGCGGACAAAAAGACCGTCAATGCAGTCATCAGGAGTCTCGAAGTGCTTGGAGAGGCTACAAAAGGCATCCCTGCAACCTTCCGCAAAAAAATATCCCGATATCCCCTGGAGCAAGATGGCCGGCATGCGCGACGTACTAATCCATGA
- a CDS encoding HepT-like ribonuclease domain-containing protein, which produces MPWSKMAGMRDVLIHDYMGVDLITVWKVAKERLPELKSLLEGMS; this is translated from the coding sequence ATCCCCTGGAGCAAGATGGCCGGCATGCGCGACGTACTAATCCATGACTATATGGGAGTCGATCTCATAACGGTCTGGAAAGTCGCCAAGGAAAGGTTGCCGGAGCTTAAGTCCCTGCTTGAAGGGATGAGCTGA
- a CDS encoding zinc ribbon domain-containing protein YjdM, which produces MSSLPKCPKCSSEYTYEDGNMYVCPECAHEWAMVAAVESSEQRVVRDAYGNVLNDGDSVTVVKDLKIKGSTSVVKVGTKVRNIRLIEGDHDIDCKIDGIGAMQLKSEFVKKA; this is translated from the coding sequence ATGAGCAGTTTGCCAAAATGTCCGAAATGCAGTTCAGAATACACATACGAAGACGGGAATATGTATGTTTGCCCGGAATGTGCCCATGAATGGGCAATGGTTGCGGCCGTAGAGAGCAGCGAGCAGCGTGTCGTGCGTGATGCCTATGGGAACGTACTGAATGACGGTGACTCTGTCACAGTGGTGAAAGATCTGAAGATAAAGGGCTCGACATCTGTAGTTAAAGTGGGGACCAAGGTCAGGAATATCCGTCTTATTGAGGGCGACCATGATATCGACTGCAAGATTGACGGCATTGGCGCGATGCAGTTGAAATCAGAGTTCGTAAAAAAGGCGTAG
- a CDS encoding HigA family addiction module antitoxin produces MVIKNGLPPIHPGVFLKEILDELGMSQNAFAHAIGVSPMRISHVIKGSRPVTAELAVLFGKVFSQTPTYWMNLQTSYDLKTAEKMLVQRLRQVQPLSKAA; encoded by the coding sequence ATGGTCATCAAAAACGGACTTCCCCCCATTCATCCCGGGGTATTCCTGAAGGAAATACTCGACGAACTTGGCATGTCGCAAAATGCTTTTGCTCATGCAATTGGCGTTTCACCAATGCGGATATCACATGTTATCAAGGGCTCACGCCCTGTTACTGCTGAGCTGGCTGTACTTTTTGGAAAGGTATTTAGCCAGACACCGACCTACTGGATGAACCTGCAAACCAGCTATGACCTGAAAACCGCTGAAAAAATGCTGGTCCAGAGGTTGCGACAAGTACAGCCGTTATCGAAGGCTGCGTAG
- a CDS encoding type II toxin-antitoxin system RelE/ParE family toxin, which yields MITSFANKETEKLFTTGKSKKLPTEIITRAIMRLTQLDNIREVSDLLMPPSNRLETLSGDRAGQWSIRINDQWRICFNFANGEATDVEITDYH from the coding sequence ATGATTACTTCATTCGCAAACAAAGAAACAGAAAAACTCTTTACAACCGGGAAGTCAAAAAAGCTCCCTACGGAAATCATCACCCGCGCGATCATGCGCTTGACGCAATTGGACAATATACGCGAGGTATCGGATTTGCTGATGCCTCCATCAAACCGCCTTGAAACTCTTTCCGGCGATAGAGCAGGACAGTGGAGCATCAGGATTAATGACCAGTGGCGAATATGCTTCAATTTTGCCAACGGCGAAGCAACGGATGTCGAAATAACCGACTACCATTAA
- the coxB gene encoding cytochrome c oxidase subunit II produces MNIFFAPRVGQLAEEVDALFIFILLVGLFFFLITQGALIWFAVRYRKRKGEKEPDTPYITGNRLLETVWVVVPSFLILAIFIYGYLVFRDIRTPPPGTAEINVTARQWLYLFKYPDGRTAVNEVRVPQGKPVRFIMTSADVIHGFYLPEFRLKQDILPGSYTSLWLQPEKEGKYDIYCTQYCGTGHSTMRAVMIVMPEEEYREWLAGKEEEEKGEPLWEKGKELAEKSGCLACHSIDGSPKIGPTWKGLFGRTVTFTDGTTTTADEQYIKNYIEEPNVKVIKGFQPVMPSYKGMLKDDDITAIIVYIKTLK; encoded by the coding sequence ATGAACATCTTCTTTGCCCCCCGGGTCGGACAGCTGGCCGAAGAGGTGGACGCCCTCTTTATCTTCATCTTGCTCGTGGGGCTCTTCTTTTTTCTCATCACCCAGGGCGCCCTCATCTGGTTCGCCGTCCGGTATCGCAAGCGAAAGGGGGAGAAAGAGCCAGATACCCCCTACATAACCGGCAACCGACTGCTGGAAACCGTCTGGGTGGTGGTCCCATCGTTTCTCATCCTGGCTATATTCATTTACGGCTACCTGGTGTTCCGGGACATCCGCACGCCGCCACCGGGGACCGCGGAAATCAACGTCACGGCCAGGCAGTGGCTTTACCTGTTCAAGTACCCGGATGGCCGGACCGCCGTCAACGAAGTGCGGGTCCCGCAGGGGAAACCGGTCAGGTTCATCATGACCTCCGCGGACGTGATTCACGGCTTTTATCTTCCCGAGTTCCGGTTAAAGCAGGACATCCTCCCCGGCAGCTATACCTCCCTCTGGCTGCAGCCGGAGAAGGAAGGGAAGTACGACATTTACTGCACCCAGTACTGCGGCACCGGCCATTCGACCATGCGCGCCGTCATGATCGTCATGCCCGAGGAGGAGTACCGGGAGTGGCTGGCGGGCAAAGAGGAGGAGGAGAAAGGGGAGCCGCTGTGGGAGAAGGGTAAGGAGCTAGCGGAAAAGTCCGGTTGCCTGGCATGCCACTCCATCGACGGCTCGCCGAAGATAGGCCCCACCTGGAAGGGGCTGTTCGGCAGGACGGTGACCTTTACCGACGGCACTACCACTACGGCCGACGAGCAGTACATCAAGAACTACATCGAGGAGCCCAACGTCAAGGTAATCAAGGGGTTCCAGCCGGTCATGCCCTCTTACAAGGGGATGCTGAAGGACGACGACATAACAGCGATCATCGTCTATATCAAGACGCTGAAGTGA
- a CDS encoding SCO family protein yields the protein MKRMPVHPGTLLIGALLALCLTAAGLVPGRLEAHTLQDEKLPNVGVDEKPGAQVPLDLPFTDQDGRKVRLGDYLTGGPVILTLNYYSCPTLCPLIFRNLSDTIIAIKGLLPGKDYRIVTVSIDQEETTAMARAKSGETWRMLPGLANPERNWPFLLGTETAIERLTKTVGMRYVRLEKNNYAHPSVILVLTPAGKVARYLYGIEQRPADLKLALLEAADGKIGGSPFLNQVLLYCYHYDPIGKKYALAAVNVMKIGGGAVLLLMGVLLFSLWRRDKGGAETRGKKTGG from the coding sequence ATGAAGAGGATGCCCGTTCACCCCGGGACCTTGCTGATCGGCGCACTGCTCGCCCTCTGCCTGACCGCCGCCGGACTTGTGCCCGGCCGGCTGGAGGCGCATACCCTCCAGGATGAAAAGTTGCCGAACGTCGGCGTAGACGAAAAACCGGGGGCCCAGGTCCCGCTCGACCTCCCCTTCACCGACCAGGACGGCAGGAAGGTCCGGCTGGGAGATTACTTAACCGGCGGGCCGGTCATCCTTACCCTGAACTATTACTCATGCCCGACGCTCTGCCCGCTCATCTTCAGGAACCTCTCCGACACGATCATCGCCATCAAGGGGCTCTTGCCCGGAAAAGACTACCGGATCGTCACCGTCAGCATCGACCAGGAAGAGACGACCGCCATGGCCCGCGCCAAGTCGGGCGAAACATGGAGGATGCTGCCGGGGCTCGCCAACCCTGAACGAAACTGGCCGTTTCTCCTCGGGACGGAAACTGCGATCGAGCGCCTGACCAAAACCGTGGGGATGCGGTATGTGCGCCTGGAAAAGAACAACTACGCCCACCCGTCGGTCATTCTCGTCCTGACCCCGGCGGGCAAGGTCGCCCGTTACCTCTACGGGATCGAACAGCGCCCGGCCGACCTGAAGCTCGCCCTCCTGGAGGCTGCGGACGGCAAGATCGGCGGCTCCCCCTTCCTCAACCAGGTGCTCCTCTACTGCTACCACTATGACCCGATAGGGAAAAAGTACGCCCTGGCCGCGGTGAACGTCATGAAGATCGGCGGGGGAGCGGTCCTGCTCCTCATGGGAGTGCTGCTCTTCTCGCTGTGGCGCAGGGACAAGGGGGGGGCAGAAACCAGGGGAAAGAAAACGGGGGGATAA
- a CDS encoding putative signal transducing protein: MVRFYDPKDEAELAMVEAVLKKGGIEYFLSREPEAGIGSLQVHVAEEDLPKAEELMQQKVR, translated from the coding sequence ATGGTTCGCTTTTATGATCCAAAGGATGAGGCCGAACTGGCGATGGTGGAAGCTGTCCTGAAAAAGGGGGGAATCGAGTATTTCCTCTCCCGGGAGCCTGAAGCGGGAATAGGGTCCTTGCAGGTACACGTGGCCGAGGAGGACCTGCCAAAGGCAGAGGAACTGATGCAGCAAAAAGTCCGCTAG
- a CDS encoding V-type ATP synthase subunit I has product MIVGMSKVEIIGPKELLLPVLELLKQLGVFQVEPDISGFVAEGKEAEVRSLLLDEKSLAQRIYFEDLRRKIDDLCACFPVVAVRKSYLDPQSVIDVIAATAEKHVAYFGGICLKKEAMRREERDLGRYTAFLGAIENLLAGVEARTGLDFIGVTIREPELVENLRLILARLTGGRFEIVTTKAADGTVIGLISTAKEFSERVKRALSDEHIPELSFPPSFDHLSFPEKINFAQQRLAELAAGIAAIDRELERFAGRWLAIYQRVREWLDDRLSLLRQSAMVHETCMCFFIHGWMPSADVALLGKELNGRFSGKVVVEEKRMLEEDLDRVPVALKNPTYFKPFELFARLLPLPRYTSFDPTTFIGIFFPLFFGMILGDVGYGLILLVVALILLKRVKKRAAVRDGAKILLISSTYTIVFGLFYGEFFGSLGTTLTGLETPFISRERGVAPMLIFSLTVGLVQVVLGLSLGFLSAVRRKTKREALFKLLNIIIILCLAALLVSFFELFPHVLAGPVMAVLLAAVLLLIVTGGLLAPLELLKNIGNIISYARIMAIGLASVLLANVANRLGGMTGDVVTGAVVAGLLHAVNLVLGVFSPTIQSLRLHYVEFFSKFLEAGGRRFEPFKKDR; this is encoded by the coding sequence ATGATAGTCGGGATGTCGAAGGTTGAAATCATCGGGCCGAAAGAGCTGCTCCTGCCGGTGCTTGAGCTGCTCAAGCAGCTCGGGGTATTTCAGGTCGAACCGGACATCAGTGGGTTTGTCGCGGAGGGGAAGGAAGCGGAGGTCAGATCGCTGTTGCTCGATGAGAAAAGCCTGGCGCAACGCATCTATTTCGAGGACCTCCGGCGGAAGATCGATGACCTCTGCGCCTGTTTCCCCGTGGTTGCCGTCAGGAAGAGCTATCTTGACCCGCAGAGCGTGATCGACGTAATTGCCGCCACGGCGGAAAAGCACGTCGCTTACTTCGGCGGGATTTGCCTGAAGAAGGAGGCCATGCGCAGGGAAGAGCGCGACCTCGGCCGCTATACGGCTTTTCTCGGGGCCATCGAAAACCTCCTGGCAGGCGTCGAGGCGAGAACCGGCCTGGACTTTATCGGGGTGACAATACGCGAGCCGGAGCTCGTGGAGAACCTGCGGCTGATTTTGGCCCGGCTGACCGGGGGGAGGTTTGAAATCGTCACGACGAAGGCTGCAGACGGAACCGTCATCGGCCTGATATCCACGGCAAAGGAGTTTTCGGAAAGGGTGAAGCGGGCCCTCTCCGACGAGCACATTCCGGAGCTCTCCTTTCCCCCATCTTTCGACCATCTCTCGTTCCCGGAAAAGATCAATTTTGCGCAGCAGCGGCTGGCGGAGCTTGCTGCCGGGATTGCGGCCATCGACAGGGAACTGGAGCGGTTTGCGGGGCGCTGGCTGGCCATTTACCAGCGGGTGCGGGAGTGGCTCGACGACAGGCTCTCCCTGCTCAGGCAAAGCGCCATGGTCCACGAGACCTGCATGTGTTTCTTTATCCACGGCTGGATGCCGTCTGCGGACGTGGCGCTCTTGGGAAAAGAGCTGAACGGGCGGTTTAGCGGCAAGGTGGTGGTGGAGGAAAAGCGGATGCTTGAGGAGGACCTGGACCGGGTGCCGGTCGCCCTGAAGAACCCCACCTATTTCAAGCCCTTTGAGCTGTTCGCCCGGTTGTTGCCGCTGCCGCGTTACACCTCGTTTGACCCGACCACGTTCATCGGCATTTTCTTCCCGCTCTTCTTCGGCATGATCCTGGGTGACGTAGGTTACGGACTGATACTCCTCGTTGTTGCCCTTATCCTGCTCAAGCGCGTCAAGAAACGGGCCGCCGTGAGGGACGGGGCGAAGATCCTGCTCATATCCTCCACCTACACCATTGTTTTCGGCCTGTTCTACGGCGAATTCTTCGGCAGCCTGGGAACCACACTTACCGGTCTGGAAACGCCGTTCATTTCCAGGGAAAGGGGGGTGGCGCCGATGCTCATCTTTTCGCTGACGGTCGGCCTTGTCCAGGTGGTGCTGGGGCTCTCTCTCGGCTTCCTGTCGGCCGTAAGGCGAAAGACGAAGAGGGAAGCGCTTTTCAAACTCCTCAACATAATCATCATTCTCTGCCTGGCGGCATTGCTGGTGTCGTTTTTCGAGCTCTTCCCCCACGTCCTGGCCGGGCCGGTGATGGCCGTACTCCTGGCGGCCGTGCTGCTCCTGATCGTCACCGGCGGCCTCCTGGCCCCCCTGGAGCTGTTGAAAAACATCGGCAACATCATCTCCTACGCGAGGATCATGGCCATAGGGCTTGCGTCGGTCCTCCTCGCCAACGTGGCCAATCGCCTGGGGGGAATGACCGGCGACGTAGTGACCGGCGCTGTGGTTGCGGGGCTGCTCCATGCCGTCAACCTCGTCCTCGGCGTGTTTTCACCCACCATCCAGTCCCTGCGGCTCCATTACGTGGAATTTTTCAGCAAGTTCCTTGAAGCGGGGGGGAGGCGATTCGAACCGTTCAAGAAAGACCGTTGA
- a CDS encoding ATPase, with protein sequence MEKVLLGFAAALAIGLPAIATGWAQSKIGSAGAGAVAEKPELTGTMLIMLAIPETMVILGFVVAAMILYL encoded by the coding sequence ATGGAAAAGGTACTATTGGGTTTTGCGGCGGCGCTGGCCATAGGGCTCCCCGCCATCGCCACGGGGTGGGCGCAGTCGAAGATCGGTTCAGCCGGGGCGGGTGCCGTTGCCGAGAAACCCGAGCTGACCGGGACGATGCTCATCATGCTCGCCATTCCCGAAACCATGGTGATCCTCGGCTTTGTTGTGGCGGCCATGATCCTCTATCTGTAG